TGCGGAGCCGCCCAGTCCAGCCTGTGGCTGGTGATCGCCCGTCTGGTGCAGGGCATCGCGGGCGGCCTGATCTCCCCGCAGATCTCCGCCCTGATCCAGCAGATGTTCTCCGGGCGCGAGCGCGGCCGGGCCTTCGGCATGTTCGGCACGGTCGTCGGCATCTCCACGGCCGTCGGACCGCTGCTCGGCGGACTGCTCATCCAGGCCGCGGGAGCCGAGCACGGCTGGCGCTGGGTCTTCTACGTCAACCTCCCGCTCGGCGTCGTCTGCCTCCTGCTCGCCCACCGGCTGCTGCCCGACACCCCCTCCGCGACCCGGGTCCGCCCTCGCGACCTGGACCCCTTCGGCGTGCTGCTCCTGGGCGCCGGGGTGCTGGCCCTGCTGCTGCCGTTCGTCCAGGCCCAGCAGTGGCCCGGCAACACGAAATGGCTGCTGCTCGCCCTGGCCGCCGCCCTGCTCACCGCGTTCGCCGCCTGGGAGTCGCGGTGCACGGGCGGACGCGTCCAGCCGGTCCTGGACCTGTCGCTGTTCCGGCTGCGCTCCTACTGGCTGGGCTGTCTGCTGATCCTGCTCTACTTCGCCGGGTTCACCTCGATCTTCTTCGTCACGACCCTCTACCTCCAGTCCGGCCTCGGCTACTCCGCGCTCCTGGCCGGACTCGCGATCACCCCCTTCGCCCTCGGCTCCGGCGTCGCCGCGTCCATCGGCGGCCGGCTCGTCGGCCGCTTCGGCCGCCCGCTGGTGGTGGCGGGCCTGGCCATGGTCGCGCTCGGCCTCGCGGGCACCGCCCTCGCCGTCCACCTGGTCCCCGGCCCCGGTGCGGGCTGGGCCATGGCCGCCCCGCTGCTGTTCGCCGGCCTCGGCAGCGGGCTGGTCATCGCCCCGAACCAGACCCTGATGCTGGCGGAGGTCCCGGTCCACCAGGCGGGAAGCGCCGGGGGCACCCTGCAGACCGGCCAGCGGGTCGGCTCCGCGATCGGCATCGCCGCCGTCGGCGCGGTGTTCTTCGCCCAGGTCGGCCCGGACGGCTGGGCCGACGCGTACGACCACGGGCTCATCGTCTCCGTCGCCTTCGTCCTGGCCGCCCTGATCGTGGCGGTGGCCGATGTCGGGGCGGGCCGGCGGGGCAGACGACGTAACGAGCGACAGGACACCGACGCATCGAGGAGCACGGCATGAACGACACGACCACGGACGCCACCGGAGACGACGGCGCCGGGAGCGGCGGCAACGACTCCTACGGCCACAAGCCGTTCAAGCGGTCCAAGAGCCACTTCCCCGACCGGATCACCGCGGACGGCCGCGACGGCCGGCCCGTCGAACCCGGCCGCTACCGGCTCGTCGTCAGCCGGGCCTGTCCGTGGGCGAGCCGGGCCCTGGTCTCCCGGAGGCTCCTCGGCCTGGAGGACGCTCTCTCCCTCGCCGTCGCCGACCCGATCCAGGACGACCGCAGCTGGCGCTTCACCCTCGACCCGGACGGCAAGGACCCCGTCCTCGGCATCCACCACCTCAGCGAGGCCTACGACGCCCGGGAGCGCGACTACCCCGGCGGTGTCAGCGTGCCCGCGATCGTGGACGTACCGAGCGGGCAGCTCGTCACCAACGACTACCAGCGGATCACCCTCGACCTCGCCACCGAGTGGACCGCGCTGCACCGGCCCGGCGCCCCCGACCTCTACCCCGCACCGCTGCGCGCGGAGATCGACGAGGTGGTGGAGGGCATCTACCGGGACATCAACAACGGCGTCTACAAGTGCGGGTTCGCCAGCTCGCAGCGGGAGTACGAGGAGGCGTACGCCGCCCTCTTCGCCCGCCTGGACCAGGTCTCCGCCCGGCTCGCCGACCGCCGCTACCTGGTCGGCGACACCATCACCGAGGCCGACATCCGCCTCTTCACCACCCTGGTCCGTTTCGACCCCGTCTACCACGGCCACTTCAAGTGCAACCGGAACAAGCTGACCGAGGACCCCGTCCTGTGGGCGTACGCCCGCGACCTCTACCAGACGCCCGGATTCGGCGACACGGTCGACTTCGACCACATCAAGCGGCACTACTACCAGGTGCACACGGGCATCAACCCGACCGGCATCGTCCCCGCCGGACCCGACCTCTCCGGCTGGACGACCCCGCACCACCGCGAACAGCTCGGCGGCCGCCCCTTCGGCGACGGCACGCCCCCGGGCCCGGTACCGGAGGGCGAACGGGTCACCCCGCCCGCTTCCCGTTGACCGGGGCGCTCAGCGAGGGGCGGCCGGTGGTGGCGCGAGCGTGCCCCTGGCCAGCGGCGTACGGGCCAGGCGCACGCAGCCCGTGGCGATCAGGGCCAGCGCGACCAGCTCGGGCAGCAGCCACCACCCGGTCCGCAGCTCCTCGTCGAACAGCGTCACCCCGTACAGGATGCTGATCAGCGCGTCCCCCAGCGTCAGCATCGGCTGCACGGCCACCAGACTGCCCGCCTGCAGGGCGTTCTGGAGCAGGAAGAGCGCACCCACCCCGGCCGCCGCCGTGGCGTACAGCTGCCAGGACGCCAGCAGCGCGACCACCCCGCCGACGTCCAGGTTCGCCATCGCGTCCTTCATCAGCGCGGCCGTCAGCGCGTACCCGCACGCGGCGGCCAGGCCCAGCAGCGCCGCCCGGAGGTTGCCCCGGGTGCGGAGCGCGGCGACGATCAGCCCCGCCTCGAACACCCCGGTCACCAGCAGCGCCGGAATCCAGGCGACGCCCTCCACCGTGTCGCTGCCCTCGACCGGGGCCGCCGCCGCCATACCGAGCGCCAGGCCCGCCGTGACCGCCGAGACCCCGGACCAGACGGCCGCGTCCGCCCGCACCCGCATCACCAGACCGGCGACCAGCAGGGTCAGCGGCAGCTCGATCACGAAGATCGGCTGGACCACCGCGATCGGCCCGGTGGCCAGCGCGATCGCCTGGCAGACCGCCGCCACGATCACCAGCCCGATCCCCGCCAGCCACACCTTCTGCCGCATCAGACGGGTCATCAGCGACAGCCGCATCGCCTCGCTGTCGGGCACCTCCATCGCCGCCCGGCGCTGGAGCACCGAGGCGCAACCGTTGCTGAGGGCGGTCAGGACGGCGAACAGAACACTGATCACCGGCCCATCATGGCGGCGGCCCGCCCGGGGCGCGCGGCGCGGAGGTCCGGTGGGCGTAACGCACGTACTCCACCGCTTGCGGACCGTATCCGACCGCAAGCCCCGGTAGCGTGCGGACCATGGCCGCGAAGACGCACCGCCCCGCCGCACCGCCCGCCGTTCTCTCCACCCGGGCGCTGAACCGGGCGACCCTGGACCGGCAGCTCCTGCTGCGCCGGTCACCGATGTCCGCGAAGGACGCGGTCGCCCATCTCGTCGGGCTCCAGGCCCAGAACACCAAGCCCCCGTACTTCCAGCTGTACGCCCGGCTCGCGGACTTCGACCCGGAGGAGCTGTCCGCCCTGATGGAGTCCCGGGAGGCCGTCCGGACCGTCTCCCTGCGCTCCACCCTCCACACCCATACGGCGGACGACGCGCTCACCCTGGGCCCGCTGGTGCGGGCGCCGCGCGACCGGGAGCTGAGGAGCTTCCGGCGCGGGCTGCAAGGGGTGGACCTGGACCGGCTGGCGGCGGTGACCGAGGAGTTCGTCGCGGAGCGTCCGCGCACGCTGGGGGAACTGCGCGAGGAACTGCTCACCCACTGGCCGGACGCGGAACCCCTCGCGCTCTCCGTCGCCGCCCGCTGTCTGCTGCCCCTGGTCCAGGTCACCCCGCGCGGACTGTGGGGCCGCAGCGGACAGGTGGCCCTGACCACCGTCGAGCACTGGCTCGGCCGGTCCGCCGAACCCGCGCCGACGCCCACGCTCGACGCCACCGTGCTGCGCTACCTGGGCGCGTTCGGCCCCGCATCGGTGATGGACTTCCAGTCGTGGGCGGGCCTGACCCGCACCAAGGAGGTCTTCGAACGGCTGCGGCCCGGGCTGCTCGCCTTCCGCGACGAGCGGGGCGTCGAGCTGTTCGACCTCCCGGACGCCCCGCGCCCCGCCCCGGACACCCCGGCCCCACCGCGCTTCCTGCCCGAGTTCGACAACGTCCTGCTCGGCCACGCCGACCGCACCCGCGTCATCCCCGAGGGCAACCAGGGGCGCAACGGGAAGGGCAACCAGACGTACGGGAGTGTCCTCGTCGACGGATTCCTCGACGCCCTCTGGCGCGTCGACCACGAGGGCGGCACCGCGATCCTGACCGTGCAGCCGCTGCGGAAACCGACCCGCGCGGAGCGTACGGAGATCACCGAGGAGGCGGGGCGGATGCTGACGGTGATGACGGACGCGACGGACCACGACGTCCGGTTCGGCACGTTCCTGGACTTCGGGGACTGAGCGCACCGAGAGTCCTCGGGCGCCGAGACCCCGGCGGCCCGCGGGTCAGGGCAGCAGCCCCGCCCGGCGGGCCGCCACCACCGCCTCCAGCCGGGTGTGCGCCCCCAGCTTCCGCATCGCGGACCGCAGATACCCCTTCACCGTCTCGGGCCGCAGCCCCAGCCGCTCGGCCGCCGCCGCGTTCGTCGCGCCCGCCGCCACACACGCCACCACGTCCACCTCGCGCGGGGCGAGGCGGACCTGCCGGGCCGCGGGCGCCTTGACCCCCGACGCCGAGGCGAGCCGCCCGCAGACCTCCAGCAGCTCGTCGCGCAGGGCCGGGTCGACAACCCTCGGGACCAGGGCGCGCAGGTCGCGGTGGGCCTCGCGTACGTCCTCCCACGCCCACGGCACCGCGTCCGAACCGCTCACCCGCTCCCGGCCCGCCGCCAGCAACTGCCGCGCCGAGTCCCGTACCGCCAGGGACTGCTCCACATCACGGGCCGCCGCCACCACCGCGTCGAAGGTCCGGTCGCCGAGCGTGACCGGCGTACGCAGAGCCCCGTACAGCACGCCCCGCACCGCACGCCGCACGACCACGGGGACCGCGACGACCGAACGCAAGCCCTCCGCCGCCACCGCCGCGTCGTACTCATGGCTGATGTGGCGGGAGGAGGCGTAGTCCGTCACCGCGCAGGGCCGGGACAGGGCGATGGCCTTGCCGCCGAGGCCGCTCCCGGCGGAGATGACGAGACCCCGCAGGGCGCTGGTCTGCGCCCCGTTCAGCTCGGCGATCCGTGCGTGGCGCGCGTCCGACAGCAGTCCGCCGAACACCACGGGGAGTCCGCTCGTGCGGCGCAGCCTCAGCAGCGCTGCCTGCATCTCCACCGCATCGACCGCTTCCGGCACTCCGACGCCCCTCCACCCGGCCCGCGCAGCCCTCCGGACGGAGGAGAGGACCACCCCCGTCCGGGGGTGGTGAGACCTGGGTCACTGTTTACATGATGTTAGGCGACCGGTCCGTAACGAGGAGGGCACATGTCGGCAACCAGCGCGACCGAGACGTTCCGGGCCGCCCGGGACTTCCTGCTGGAGCACCGCGAGGACTACGAGCGGGCGTACGCCGGCTTCCGCTGGCCGAGGGCGGACCACTTCAACTGGGCGCTGGACTGGTTCGACGTCATCGCCGAGAACAACGACCGCACCGCCCTGCACATCGTGGAGGAGGACGGCCGGCGCACCGAGGTGTCCTTCGCCGCGATGTCCGAACGCTCCGCCCGGGCCGCCAACTGGCTGAAGGCGCAGGGCGTACGGGAGGGCGACCGCATCCTCGTGATGCTCGGCAACCAGGTCGAGCTGTGGGAGACCGCGCTCGCCGCGATGAAGCTGCGCGCCGTCGTCATCCCCGCCACCCCGCTGCTCGGCCCCGCCGACCTGCGTGACCGGGTGGAGCGCGGCCGGGTGCGCCACGTGCTGGTGCGGGACGCGGACACCGCGAAGTTCGACGAGGTCCCCGGCCGCTACACCCGGATCGCGGTCGGCGAGGAGGTGGCGGGCTGGCTGCCGTACGCGGAGGCGGCCGAGGCGCCCGCCGCGTTCACGCCCGGGCGGGAGACGGACGCGGACGAACCGCTGATGCTCTACTTCACCTCGGGCACCACCGCCAGCCCCAAGCTGGTCGAGCACACCCATGTGTCCTATCCCGTGGGCCACTTGGCGACGATGTACTGGATCGGCCTCAAGCCCGGCGACGTACACCTGAACATCTCCTCGCCCGGCTGGGCCAAGCACGCCTGGTCCAACCTCTTCGCCCCGTGGACCGCCGAGGCCACCGTCTTCATCTTCAATTACACCCGCTTCGACGCGGGCCGGCTGATGGCCGAGATGGACCGCTCGGGCATCACCAGTTTCTGTGCTCCGCCCACGGTCTGGCGGATGCTCATCCAGGCGGACCTGAGCCGGTTGGCCACCCCGCCGCGCGAGGTCGTCGCGGCCGGGGAGCCGCTGAACCCGGAGGTCATCGAGACGGTCCGGCGGGAGTGGGGCGTCACCATCCGGGACGGCTTCGGACAGACCGAGACCGCCGTCCAGGTCGCCAACACCCCCGGCCAGCCCCTCAAGACCGGCTCCATGGGCCGCCCGAGCCCCGGCTTCACCGTCGAACTGCTCGATCCGGTGACCGGGCAGCCCGGGGCGGCGGAGGGGGAGATCGCCCTCGACCTCTTCGACCGTCCAGTCGGGCTGATGACCGGCTACCACGGCGACCCCGACCGCACGGCCGAGGCGATGGCCGGCGGCTACTACCGCACCGGGGACATCGGCGCCCGCGACGAGGACGGCTACATCACCTACGTCGGCCGCGCCGACGACGTGTTCAAGGCCTCCGACTACAAGATCTCGCCGTTCGAGCTGGAGAGCGCCCTGCTGGAGCACGAGGCGGTCGCCGAGGCCGCCGTCGTACCCGCCCCCGACCCGCTCCGCCTCGCCGTCCCGAAGGCGTACGTCGTGCTCGCGGAGGGCTGGGAGCCGGGGCCGGACACGGCCAGGATCCTCTTCGAGCACTCCCGGGCGGTCCTCGCCCCGTACAAACGCATCCGCAGGCTGGAGTTCGCGGAGCTGCCCAAGACCGTCTCGGGCAAGATCCGCCGCATCGAACTCCGCGAACGCACCGCCCTGGGCACCGGCGCCGAGTTCGACGAGGGAGACCTGAAATGAGCCTGCTTTCGTACGCACACGGCGTGGGCGACACCGCCCTGCTCGGCGACACCATCGGCCGCAACCTCGATCGGACGGCCGCCGCGCACGGCGACCGCGAGGCCCTGGTCGACGTGGCCTCGGGCCGGCGCTGGACGTACACGGAGTTCGTCGCGGACGTCGACGAACTGGCCCGGGCCCTGATGGCGTCGGGGGTGGCGAAGGGCGACCGGGTCGGCATCTGGGCGGTCAACTGCCCCGAGTGGGTGCTCGTCCAGTACGCCACGGCCCGGATCGGGGCCGTCATGGTCACCGTCAACCCGGCCTACCGCGCCCACGAGGTGGAGTTCGTCCTGAAGCAGGCGGGCATCTCCCTGCTGATCGCCTCGCTCGCGCACCGCACCAGCGACTACCGCGCCCTCGTGGAGGAGGTCCGCGGCAACTGCCCCGGCCTGCGGGCCGTCCACTACATCGGCGACCCGTCCTGGGCGGAGCTGACCGCAGCCGCCCCCGCCACCACGCGCGAACAACTGGCCGCCCGTGAGGCGGAGCTGTCCTGCGACGACCCGATCAACATCCAGTACACCTCGGGCACCACCGGCTTCCCCAAGGGAGCGACGCTCTCCCACCACAACATCCTCAACAACGGCTACTTCGTGGGGGAGACGATCGCCTACACCGAGGCGGACCGGGTCTGCCTCCCGGTGCCCTTCTACCACTGCTTCGGCATGGTGATGGGCAACCTCGCCTGCACCTCGCACGGCGCCTGCATCGTCATCCCCGGTCCTTCCTTCGAACCCGCCGCCGTGCTGGCCGCCGTCCAGCAGGAGCGCTGCACCTCGCTGTACGGGGTGCCGACCATGTTCATCGCCGAACTGAACCTGCCGGACTTCGCCGCGTACGACCTCTCCTCGCTGCGCACCGGGATCATGGCCGGTTCCCCGTGCCCGGCCGAGGTGATGAAGCGGGTCGTCGCCGAGATGCACATGGCCGAGGTGTCCATCTGCTACGGGATGACGGAGACGTCACCCGTCTCCACCCAGACCCGCCGCGACGACGACCTGGAGCGCCGCACCGGCACGGTGGGACGCGTGCTGCCGCACATCGAGGTCAAGGTCGTCGACCCGGTCACCGGCGTCACGCTGCCGCGCGGCAGCTCGGGCGAACTGCGCACCCGGGGCTACAGCGTGATGCTCGGCTACTGGGACCAGCCCGACCGCACCGCCGAGGTGATCGACGCCGGGCGGTGGATGCACACGGGCGACCTCGCGGTCATGGGCGAGGACGGCTACGTCCAGGTCGTCGGCCGGATCAAGGACATGATCATCCGCGGCGGCGAGAACGTGTACCCGAGGGAGATCGAGGAGTTCCTGCACGGCCACCCGAAGATCGCCGACGTGCAGGTGGTCGGGGTCCCGGACGAGCGCTACGGCGAGGAGATCCTGGCCTGCGTCATCCCCCGGGACCCGGCCGACCCGCCCACCCTCGATGAGCTCACCGAGCACTGCCGGGAGAGGCTCGCGCACTACAAGATCCCGCGCAGGCTGCGGATCCTGGAGACCTTCCCGATGACGGTCAGCGGCAAGGTCCGCAAGATCGAACTGCGCGAGACGTACGCGGACTGAGCAGGGGCGGCCGGGCGGGACGGGCGATCAGGCGGCTTCGATGATGTCGGGGTCGCCCCGCGTCGCCGCCGCCCACTCGATGAGCAGCACCTCGTACGTCGCCGCCTCCACCGCGGACCAGTCCGGTCCGGTGG
This sequence is a window from Streptomyces parvus. Protein-coding genes within it:
- a CDS encoding response regulator transcription factor, producing MPEAVDAVEMQAALLRLRRTSGLPVVFGGLLSDARHARIAELNGAQTSALRGLVISAGSGLGGKAIALSRPCAVTDYASSRHISHEYDAAVAAEGLRSVVAVPVVVRRAVRGVLYGALRTPVTLGDRTFDAVVAAARDVEQSLAVRDSARQLLAAGRERVSGSDAVPWAWEDVREAHRDLRALVPRVVDPALRDELLEVCGRLASASGVKAPAARQVRLAPREVDVVACVAAGATNAAAAERLGLRPETVKGYLRSAMRKLGAHTRLEAVVAARRAGLLP
- a CDS encoding AMP-binding protein, with translation MSLLSYAHGVGDTALLGDTIGRNLDRTAAAHGDREALVDVASGRRWTYTEFVADVDELARALMASGVAKGDRVGIWAVNCPEWVLVQYATARIGAVMVTVNPAYRAHEVEFVLKQAGISLLIASLAHRTSDYRALVEEVRGNCPGLRAVHYIGDPSWAELTAAAPATTREQLAAREAELSCDDPINIQYTSGTTGFPKGATLSHHNILNNGYFVGETIAYTEADRVCLPVPFYHCFGMVMGNLACTSHGACIVIPGPSFEPAAVLAAVQQERCTSLYGVPTMFIAELNLPDFAAYDLSSLRTGIMAGSPCPAEVMKRVVAEMHMAEVSICYGMTETSPVSTQTRRDDDLERRTGTVGRVLPHIEVKVVDPVTGVTLPRGSSGELRTRGYSVMLGYWDQPDRTAEVIDAGRWMHTGDLAVMGEDGYVQVVGRIKDMIIRGGENVYPREIEEFLHGHPKIADVQVVGVPDERYGEEILACVIPRDPADPPTLDELTEHCRERLAHYKIPRRLRILETFPMTVSGKVRKIELRETYAD
- a CDS encoding glutathione S-transferase family protein encodes the protein MNDTTTDATGDDGAGSGGNDSYGHKPFKRSKSHFPDRITADGRDGRPVEPGRYRLVVSRACPWASRALVSRRLLGLEDALSLAVADPIQDDRSWRFTLDPDGKDPVLGIHHLSEAYDARERDYPGGVSVPAIVDVPSGQLVTNDYQRITLDLATEWTALHRPGAPDLYPAPLRAEIDEVVEGIYRDINNGVYKCGFASSQREYEEAYAALFARLDQVSARLADRRYLVGDTITEADIRLFTTLVRFDPVYHGHFKCNRNKLTEDPVLWAYARDLYQTPGFGDTVDFDHIKRHYYQVHTGINPTGIVPAGPDLSGWTTPHHREQLGGRPFGDGTPPGPVPEGERVTPPASR
- a CDS encoding AMP-binding protein, giving the protein MSATSATETFRAARDFLLEHREDYERAYAGFRWPRADHFNWALDWFDVIAENNDRTALHIVEEDGRRTEVSFAAMSERSARAANWLKAQGVREGDRILVMLGNQVELWETALAAMKLRAVVIPATPLLGPADLRDRVERGRVRHVLVRDADTAKFDEVPGRYTRIAVGEEVAGWLPYAEAAEAPAAFTPGRETDADEPLMLYFTSGTTASPKLVEHTHVSYPVGHLATMYWIGLKPGDVHLNISSPGWAKHAWSNLFAPWTAEATVFIFNYTRFDAGRLMAEMDRSGITSFCAPPTVWRMLIQADLSRLATPPREVVAAGEPLNPEVIETVRREWGVTIRDGFGQTETAVQVANTPGQPLKTGSMGRPSPGFTVELLDPVTGQPGAAEGEIALDLFDRPVGLMTGYHGDPDRTAEAMAGGYYRTGDIGARDEDGYITYVGRADDVFKASDYKISPFELESALLEHEAVAEAAVVPAPDPLRLAVPKAYVVLAEGWEPGPDTARILFEHSRAVLAPYKRIRRLEFAELPKTVSGKIRRIELRERTALGTGAEFDEGDLK
- a CDS encoding DMT family transporter — protein: MISVLFAVLTALSNGCASVLQRRAAMEVPDSEAMRLSLMTRLMRQKVWLAGIGLVIVAAVCQAIALATGPIAVVQPIFVIELPLTLLVAGLVMRVRADAAVWSGVSAVTAGLALGMAAAAPVEGSDTVEGVAWIPALLVTGVFEAGLIVAALRTRGNLRAALLGLAAACGYALTAALMKDAMANLDVGGVVALLASWQLYATAAAGVGALFLLQNALQAGSLVAVQPMLTLGDALISILYGVTLFDEELRTGWWLLPELVALALIATGCVRLARTPLARGTLAPPPAAPR
- a CDS encoding winged helix DNA-binding domain-containing protein, which produces MAAKTHRPAAPPAVLSTRALNRATLDRQLLLRRSPMSAKDAVAHLVGLQAQNTKPPYFQLYARLADFDPEELSALMESREAVRTVSLRSTLHTHTADDALTLGPLVRAPRDRELRSFRRGLQGVDLDRLAAVTEEFVAERPRTLGELREELLTHWPDAEPLALSVAARCLLPLVQVTPRGLWGRSGQVALTTVEHWLGRSAEPAPTPTLDATVLRYLGAFGPASVMDFQSWAGLTRTKEVFERLRPGLLAFRDERGVELFDLPDAPRPAPDTPAPPRFLPEFDNVLLGHADRTRVIPEGNQGRNGKGNQTYGSVLVDGFLDALWRVDHEGGTAILTVQPLRKPTRAERTEITEEAGRMLTVMTDATDHDVRFGTFLDFGD
- a CDS encoding MFS transporter translates to MARSTAQPGQTGGDAAPDGPDPRRWQALAVCLVAGFMTLLDVSIVNVALPSIREGLNTPESDLQWVLSGYALAFGLFLIPAGRLGDARGRRAVFMAGLALFTLASAACGAAQSSLWLVIARLVQGIAGGLISPQISALIQQMFSGRERGRAFGMFGTVVGISTAVGPLLGGLLIQAAGAEHGWRWVFYVNLPLGVVCLLLAHRLLPDTPSATRVRPRDLDPFGVLLLGAGVLALLLPFVQAQQWPGNTKWLLLALAAALLTAFAAWESRCTGGRVQPVLDLSLFRLRSYWLGCLLILLYFAGFTSIFFVTTLYLQSGLGYSALLAGLAITPFALGSGVAASIGGRLVGRFGRPLVVAGLAMVALGLAGTALAVHLVPGPGAGWAMAAPLLFAGLGSGLVIAPNQTLMLAEVPVHQAGSAGGTLQTGQRVGSAIGIAAVGAVFFAQVGPDGWADAYDHGLIVSVAFVLAALIVAVADVGAGRRGRRRNERQDTDASRSTA